ACTTTTTGTCCATCTCCTGCATCTCAAACCTCCCATTCTCGAACGTCCCCACCGACTGGAACTCTCTACAGCTCTTCCCCTCCTTCTTGGTGGTAAACACTTCACGGCCTATCTCCACCTGAGCTGACTCCAGGAGGTCTTTGCCCCCCGACCCTGTTTCTACAAATATCCCCGTCACTACTGTAGGATCTGTGAACACCACAGTCAGGTGATTTCCCTTTTCCGGGGAGCGTCCCCAGAAGAATCCCTCCCCGGCATCCCAGGCCAGTTTGGGGAAGTGTTTCTTGTAGGGGGACATATCAGAGTAAACCTCAGCTGACGGGTTGGTGTAGAGCCCCTCCTCAAAGTCCTTGTCCTTTAGCTTGTTGTATGTCCCTTGGAACGAGGAGAAAGTCCCCATGTGTTGGAACAGCGAGGGTTTGAAGAGGATTGGCTCTTTCTGAGTCAGCAGCTCTCGGAAGTGAGCCATCAACCAGTCGCAAGGCATTTCCTggtagaagaggaagaggaagcggGCCAGGAGAGGAAGATGGGCTGATTTGTAGAGTTTTCCGATGTAGCCGAGGGCCGAGAATTCCAGCATTGCCCAGGTGGGCTTCTTTGCCTCTTGCTCCTCAACACGCCTCTTGATGGTGGTAAGGAAGTTTTTTGCGGAGGAGATGTCGTCCTCCAGCTGGAGGTAGTATCGGCCAAGACCGGCACTGTAGTGGATCAGGAAGGAGTAATCCAGGTTCTGCTTGGAGCGGAACGACACCCTTTCTGGGACATCGTTGTAGTTCCTCTTTAGACCTGCAGGAGAACCAGAGAGACATTGTATCAGTGTTCCAGCGTCAACAAACCACTCATGACATGGACGTGAATGAATTTGCACACTAGTAGGACCACACGTGCACTGCACCTGTGACAGGAGGGTACCAATCCTGAGGAACATGGAGGACCACCAGGTGGCCTTGTTCCAGCTCCGAGGCAAATGCTGTTTTGATCTCCCTCACTGTAGCGACTCTCCAGCTGACATCGAAATCTGCCAGCagcactaccaccaccatggAGGAGCGCTCTTCGGGAGATGACTGGGAGAAGAGGGACTGCAAGGTGGCGATTAGATAGCTGcccttcttcctcttcaccGATGACAATCCAACTGACAAATACCCTGAAAGAGGTCAGGACAGAAAAGGGAAATGTGAGGGCTTTTTTATATCATTCAAAACCATCAATCATCTATTTTACCATTATAAAATGCACCAAATAAGATTTCTGAGTCGTTTGTTTGGAGGGATGCATTTAACGTAAGTCATTCAACCTCTACAGGAACAGGAGCTAGATGTCAAAGATTTTAAGTGAGAATAATTGGCACATGGTGAAATGTGCCAAAAGTTGGGCGAGCATTCCTATGGAAGCCCAGTACTATTGTTAAATCATGCTTCGACCTATCACTGGGCATCTGTGCTGTCATAAATCTACTGCGCCTGTATTACCTCTCTGAAAACACCATCACGCGCTCCTTTTTGACAAAAAAGTAAAGATTAAAAAATTATCTTCAGGCAAGTCAGAATTgagattttaaagattttatttgtcacatgctcATAAAGtatgtgcagtgaaatgcagGGCAGCATACTCTTGAGGCTGAGCTAAAGGCTATTGTACAATAAAGATTAAGAATTACAATAAGATTAAAAATAGGAattggaaaaaagaaatataaaaaaaggataaaaattcAAAAGGtgaagaaatataaatacatgtaatacACCGTATGTATTAAAATGCTCAATTGTACGTATTGACGCGGTGTGTAGGTGAGCGGTGCAACCTGGTGTAAAGAAACCGTACATGTGTCACAGTTGTAAGGAAAACTACACAACACGTGCAAGCACGCAAACGTAAAGGAAGGTGCACACAATTAGATTCTGCGATTTAGTTCAACACTTGTTAGCATGATTCAGCAGCTTGGAAATAACTGTTGCACAAAGTTAAATAACCATCACTTCAATTCAGCTTTCACCTTAATATAACAAAAAGGGGACAAAGTGTGTCACTCACTCTGTTGAGTGGATGGTGCTCCAGCAAGCAGCTGATAGGACACATTGAGAGGCAGGTGATCTCCCCGTTCGACCCAGGACGCCTTACTAACCAGCCTCTCTGCTTGCCAAGTTAACTCATTTGGAATCGGTTCGTGTGACCTTCTCAGGCCCTGCAAAACAAACGTTGCGTTGTCAAGATTTATGACACACTTTGCAAAGCGAGAGCAAGTACAGCTCAAGTGATGCTTTCTTGTAAAAGCCTCACATTCAAGTTTGTTTGAATTGGAAGTTTCCTGTAAGCAATGAAGATATAAGTTGTTGCATCTAATGGGCTGAAATGCGACCCAGTCTGTGTTTGCGGGTTTGCTT
This sequence is a window from Siniperca chuatsi isolate FFG_IHB_CAS linkage group LG10, ASM2008510v1, whole genome shotgun sequence. Protein-coding genes within it:
- the LOC122883048 gene encoding alpha-1,3-mannosyl-glycoprotein 4-beta-N-acetylglucosaminyltransferase C-like isoform X3, whose protein sequence is MRRHSKKKNVVLAVLLLIGGLYFISHSDVLISGLRRSHEPIPNELTWQAERLVSKASWVERGDHLPLNVSYQLLAGAPSTQQRYLSVGLSSVKRKKGSYLIATLQSLFSQSSPEERSSMVVVVLLADFDVSWRVATVREIKTAFASELEQGHLVVLHVPQDWYPPVTGLKRNYNDVPERVSFRSKQNLDYSFLIHYSAGLGRYYLQLEDDISSAKNFLTTIKRRVEEQEAKKPTWAMLEFSALGYIGKLYKSAHLPLLARFLFLFYQEMPCDWLMAHFRELLTQKEPILFKPSLFQHMGTFSSFQGTYNKLKDKDFEEGLYTNPSAEVYSDMSPYKKHFPKLAWDAGEGFFWGRSPEKGNHLTVVFTDPTVVTGIFVETGSGGKDLLESAQVEIGREVFTTKKEGKSCREFQSVGTFENGRFEMQEMDKKYSAASSCLRIQVTDGQKDWVIIKKIRISTSSTPPHQA
- the LOC122883048 gene encoding alpha-1,3-mannosyl-glycoprotein 4-beta-N-acetylglucosaminyltransferase C-like isoform X1 — protein: MSLTRPYCPQYLTHTEMRRHSKKKNVVLAVLLLIGGLYFISHSDVLISGLRRSHEPIPNELTWQAERLVSKASWVERGDHLPLNVSYQLLAGAPSTQQRYLSVGLSSVKRKKGSYLIATLQSLFSQSSPEERSSMVVVVLLADFDVSWRVATVREIKTAFASELEQGHLVVLHVPQDWYPPVTGLKRNYNDVPERVSFRSKQNLDYSFLIHYSAGLGRYYLQLEDDISSAKNFLTTIKRRVEEQEAKKPTWAMLEFSALGYIGKLYKSAHLPLLARFLFLFYQEMPCDWLMAHFRELLTQKEPILFKPSLFQHMGTFSSFQGTYNKLKDKDFEEGLYTNPSAEVYSDMSPYKKHFPKLAWDAGEGFFWGRSPEKGNHLTVVFTDPTVVTGIFVETGSGGKDLLESAQVEIGREVFTTKKEGKSCREFQSVGTFENGRFEMQEMDKKYSAASSCLRIQVTDGQKDWVIIKKIRISTSSTPPHQA
- the LOC122883048 gene encoding alpha-1,3-mannosyl-glycoprotein 4-beta-N-acetylglucosaminyltransferase C-like isoform X2, with amino-acid sequence MEMRRHSKKKNVVLAVLLLIGGLYFISHSDVLISGLRRSHEPIPNELTWQAERLVSKASWVERGDHLPLNVSYQLLAGAPSTQQRYLSVGLSSVKRKKGSYLIATLQSLFSQSSPEERSSMVVVVLLADFDVSWRVATVREIKTAFASELEQGHLVVLHVPQDWYPPVTGLKRNYNDVPERVSFRSKQNLDYSFLIHYSAGLGRYYLQLEDDISSAKNFLTTIKRRVEEQEAKKPTWAMLEFSALGYIGKLYKSAHLPLLARFLFLFYQEMPCDWLMAHFRELLTQKEPILFKPSLFQHMGTFSSFQGTYNKLKDKDFEEGLYTNPSAEVYSDMSPYKKHFPKLAWDAGEGFFWGRSPEKGNHLTVVFTDPTVVTGIFVETGSGGKDLLESAQVEIGREVFTTKKEGKSCREFQSVGTFENGRFEMQEMDKKYSAASSCLRIQVTDGQKDWVIIKKIRISTSSTPPHQA